From Streptomyces chrestomyceticus JCM 4735, one genomic window encodes:
- a CDS encoding LLM class F420-dependent oxidoreductase codes for MKIGINVLNYGEGTTPESIETWVRGAEELGYHLAMISDHVTLPPEVAGAFPPPFYDPFTTLAWLAGRTSTIELGTTVVVLPYRHPLQTARVTANLDRFSGGRLVFGVGLGWSRQEYAALGIDYASRGRITDEYLACIKEHWTQPVVSFQGEHVAYTDITTGPGPVRAPHPPVWVGGLSDAALRRAGRFGDAWHPYTLGADAIRERLPVLEAAAEAAGRPTPAVTPRIALHLTERPVEPESRLPGHGTVDQVRADLEALAELGVPYVVLDTFLSSYAGPVPPEESPRHDLAQLETVAERILDLPGETLR; via the coding sequence GTGAAGATCGGCATCAACGTCCTCAACTACGGGGAGGGCACCACCCCCGAAAGCATCGAGACGTGGGTGCGCGGCGCCGAGGAGCTGGGCTACCACCTGGCGATGATCTCCGACCATGTGACGCTGCCCCCGGAGGTCGCGGGCGCCTTCCCGCCGCCGTTCTACGATCCGTTCACCACGCTGGCCTGGCTCGCGGGCCGGACCAGCACCATCGAGCTGGGCACGACGGTCGTGGTCCTCCCGTACCGCCACCCCCTGCAGACCGCCCGCGTGACCGCGAACCTGGACCGGTTCAGCGGCGGGCGGCTGGTGTTCGGCGTGGGCCTCGGCTGGTCACGGCAGGAGTACGCGGCGCTCGGCATCGACTACGCGTCCCGCGGCCGGATCACCGACGAGTACCTCGCCTGTATCAAGGAGCACTGGACGCAGCCGGTGGTCTCCTTCCAGGGCGAGCACGTCGCCTATACGGATATCACCACCGGTCCCGGCCCGGTCCGCGCCCCGCATCCGCCGGTCTGGGTCGGCGGCCTCAGCGACGCCGCGCTGCGCCGGGCCGGGCGGTTCGGGGACGCCTGGCATCCGTACACGCTGGGCGCGGACGCGATCCGCGAGCGGCTGCCGGTCCTGGAGGCCGCGGCGGAAGCGGCCGGCCGGCCGACGCCCGCGGTGACGCCCCGGATCGCGCTGCACCTCACGGAGCGGCCGGTGGAGCCGGAGTCCCGGCTGCCGGGCCACGGCACGGTCGACCAGGTCCGTGCCGACCTGGAGGCGCTGGCGGAGCTGGGCGTCCCGTACGTCGTCCTGGACACGTTCCTGTCCAGCTACGCCGGGCCGGTTCCGCCCGAAGAGAGTCCGCGGCACGACCTCGCCCAGTTGGAGACCGTGGCGGAGCGGATCCTCGATCTTCCGGGCGAGACGCTGCGCTGA